TCATGGTATGTAATAATCCTGAAGTTGTTGAGCAGCATCATGGAAAAGTATACGGAAAAGCTAAAGTTGGCGCACCGCCAATGTCTGTTCCGCATCTTGATACACGTTTTATCGACAATAAAAAATCGTTGCTATTTGGACCATTTGCGGGCTTCTCACCGAAGTTCCTAAAAACAGGTTCAATGTTCGATTTAATAACTTCCGTAAAACCGAATAATGTTTTAACTATGTTGGCGGCAGGCGCAAAAGAAATGCCATTGACAAAATACCTGATCCAGCAGGTTATGTTATCGAAAGAACAGCGCATGGAAGAGTTAAGGGAGTTCATCCCGAACGCTAAGAGCGAGGATTGGGATTTAGTAGTAGCTGGCCAACGTGTACAAGTCATCAAGGATACTGCAGAAGGCGGCAAAGGTACACTTCAATTTGGTACGGAAGTTGTCAGTGCATCCGATGGCTCGATTGCAGCATTGCTAGGTGCATCTCCAGGTGCTTCTACTGCTGTTCACGTTATGCTTGAGGTAATTAATAAATGTTTCCCGCAACGTATGAAAGAGTGGGAACCGAAAATTAAAGAAATGATTCCTTCTTATGGAGAATCACTCATGCAAAATCCAGAGCTGCTGCACGATATTCAAACTTCAACTTCAGAGACGCTTGGTCTGAGCAAAAAAAAAGAGCTAGTTTATAGTTAATTTTTGGATGTGAAGCAACATTGAAATTAAAAACAACAGAACCTTTAATCGATCTTTGATTGAAGGTTCTGTTTTTGTCTTGAAGCTTACTCAATTAATGGTGCTTACTTGTAGACAAACTCGATGAAAATTGAGTTTGTCTATATTTTTTTATGCGAAATCTTTTTGGGATGCATTAATTGCAACCCTCAGTTTGTAGGCAAAAAGGGTTCTATCTAAAAGTTAAAAACAAAGTTGATTGGAGCGGGTGTTCGAGACTCCAGCTTAGTAAAGTGCGTCTAGGGGAGACCCCGCAGGCGCAAGCCGAGGAGGCTCCCAGACTGCCCGCGGAAAGCGAATGCCCTTCGTTCCAATCTACGTCCAAATTGTACAAGCGCTTCTAATGTATATCTGAATTTATTTGGGAAATGGTCTCTTTATCACAAATGACGAAAAGCTGTGCATCGTCAGGAATTCGTTCATCTAATTTTTGGTTTATGTTGAGATCACCACGATTTGCTACCAGTGTGGCTCCTTTATTAAGGAGATCTATGAACGCATCACGATAGGTTAACCATTCATCTTGTTTAGAAATCTCATACATAGTTTCTTCATACTTTGTGCTCATAAGTTCAGAATACATATGGATGACTCCATGAGAAAATAATGACCGTACTGCAGCGTGGGAGATCATTTCTTGTGTAGGAATAAACTCATCCACCTGTACACGCTCGAATAAACGAATATGCTTTTGATTGATCACTTCGGCGGTGACATGAATGGACGTACTCGTTTTTTCCTCAATGGCCGTTATGGCAGTGGCGACCAATAATGTCTTTCCATCGACGAGTAATGGATCTTTTGTAGCATAATTATCTTGTGTTATTTGGTCAGCAAAAATGATAACACCTTTTGCTCTAGGAAGATTTGCACGGAGTAAAGTTTCTTCATCGGTAGCATCACCGCGAACATAAAACAGACGCTCCTCCAACATGGGGGCTTTTTCCAAGTTATCAATGATTACAATATCAATGGTTTCATCAGATTTAAAAATTTCTTGGAGTGCTGATTTTGACTTATCACTCCATCCAATCAGAATGATATGATTTTTACCTGTATATTTCATTTTTCCACCAACTTTACGTTTTTCGATAAGATATACAGATTTAATGATTTTTCCAATGAAAAGACTAACAAGCCCGATACCAGTGATGTAAAGACCAATGGTAAATGCTTTTCCAAGGTCGGTGACCGGCGCATAGTCTCCAAAGCCAACCGTAGCAAGCGTTGTAAGAACCCAGTAAACTGAGGTTAAATATGATTCGAAGGTCTGTGGCTCTATAGAATAAGCAACATACGCAGCAACTAATATGTATAAAATGGCAAATGGAATAAAGATTCTACCTCTTAATTTAATCAGGTAATATATTATTTTTTTTACCGTAATCCTCATCATACCCATCCTAGTTTTCAAGTCATCATCAATTAAATTTTATAATTCCCCAATTTAACAATTAATTAAACGTAAGTTTGTCATCCCTAATAAGAAATCCCCCTTTAGTTGCATAAGAAAAAACAATTCAATTAACATTTGAACGCTCATAAACTAGAATATAACCGCCCTCTAATGGTCTTGTTTTACAGGTATCGATGGCATGTCGGCTATTTTAAAAGTGAAGGTTTCCATATCCTTTTTTTGATTTTCCATCACTGAAAAAATATTGGGGGAAACATCCAAAAAAATTATTTAAAGAAAATAATGTATATTCTAAAAATTCATATTATAATACTTTATTCTTATGCTATATTATAGGGAGAATTATTTATTATCACGTATAATCTAAGAATTGGAGTGATTTGAATGAAGAAACTTGGTTTATTGAGTATGTTTTTGATTCTAACTATCTTTATCTCGGCTTGTGGAACCAATGAAGAAAAAAGTGCAGGTGAGGAAAAGGAACCAGAAAAGGTATATAAAATTGGTGTGGATACGACTTATCCTCCTTTTGAATTTAAAGAGGGGAACGAATATAAAGGTATTGATATAGAATTGATTAATGCAATCGCGAAAGACCAGGATTTTAAAATCAAATTGTCTCCGATGGATTTTGGCGGAATCATTCCGGCCATGCAAGCCAATCAGCTTGATGTGGCCATTGCGGGCATGAGCATTACAGAGGAAAGAAAAAAGGTAGTAGATTTCTCAACACCGTATTTTGATGCGGGATTAACAATAGTTGTTAAAAATGATAATACAAGCACTAAAACTGTTAAAGATCTTAAAGGAAAAACCATTGCAGTCAAAAAAGGGACAACAGGTGCTAAATATGCACAGGATAATGCTACGAAACTAGGAATTAAAGTAGTTCAATTCAATGATAGTCCAGCGATGTTCCAGGAAGTGGCCAACGGTAATGCGGATGCTCTTATAGAAGATTACCCGGTTATCTCCTATGCGATCGCCCAAAAAGATCTTGGGTTGAAAATCGTAGGTGACCGTTTGAATGGTGACCAATATGGAATTGCTGTATTGAAGGGACAAAACAAGGATTTATTGAAGAAAATAAATGATGGTCTTGCCAATCTGAAAAAAGACGGCACGTATGATGAAATTATTAAAACGTATCTTGGTGAATAAACAATAGATTAAAGCTCGGTAGGCGCGCTTATTGCGCGCTTTCTTTTTTAAAGGGGTGAAAGAAATGGATATAATTGTTGCGGCTTTGCCAATTTTATTAAAAGGACTTCAGGTGACACTTTATATCTTTGTGATTGCCATTATCCTAGGTTTTTTGATTGGTTTACTGGTCGCTTTGCTGCGACTTGCCCCCATCAAGATCTTGAACTGGATTGCAAAGGTTTATGTGGATGCGATACGAGGGACACCGTTCATCGTGCAGTTGTTCTTTATCTATTTTGGTGTGAATTCACTGAATTTGATTTCTTTGGACAGTACAACAGCTGGAATAATTACCGTTGCCATCAATGCAGGGGCATATTTTGCTGAAATAATAAGGGCGGGGATACAATCCATCGATAAAGGACAAACGGAAGCCGCAAGATCGATCGGGTTCACGGGTACTCAAACAATGAGGTATGTCGTGCTGCCGCAAGCCTTTAGAAGGATGCTGCCTACGATTACGAACCAATCGATCATCAGCTTGAAAGACACTTCGCTATTATCCGTCATTGGTATAGCCGATTTAACCCAGCAAGGTCAGATTCAAGCTTCGGCAACCTTTGAAGCATTCAAGATTTGGCTGGCCGTTGGTGTGATTTACTTTATCATCATCTATTTGTTAACCCTAATTGCTAATTTCATAGAAAGGAGGGTACAAGTTCGATGAGCATCATTACTGTAAAAAACCTGAGAAAATCATTTGGAACTGTCGAGGTTTTAAAAGATATTAATGCAGAAGTGCAGGAAAAGGAAGTAATTTGCGTAATAGGCCCTTCTGGATCTGGAAAGAGTACATTCCTGCGTTGCCTGAATCTCCTTGAGGAAGTTACGGGCGGTGAGGTGGTCATTAACGGACATGATATAACCGATCCTAAAAGGAAAATCAATATAAACAAAGTCCGGCAAGAAGTTGGAATGGTTTTTCAACATTTCAATCTATTTCCCCATAAAACCGTCCTCGAGAACATAACATTGGGCCCTATTAAAATTCGTGCCACCGAGAAAGCGGAAGCAGGAAGGTTGGCGCTTGAGTTATTGGATAAGGTTGGTCTTAGGGAAAAAGCAAATAGCTACCCAGGGGAACTTTCCGGCGGACAAAAACAGCGGGTCGCCATCGCAAGGGCATTGGCGATGAATCCGAAAATCATGCTATTTGATGAACCGACTTCGGCCCTTGACCCTGAAATGGTCGGCGATGTTTTGGAGGTAATGAAACAACTTGCCCAGGAAGGCATGACAATGGTCGTCGTTACGCATGAAATGGGCTT
This sequence is a window from Brevibacillus sp. JNUCC-41. Protein-coding genes within it:
- a CDS encoding potassium channel family protein; translated protein: MRITVKKIIYYLIKLRGRIFIPFAILYILVAAYVAYSIEPQTFESYLTSVYWVLTTLATVGFGDYAPVTDLGKAFTIGLYITGIGLVSLFIGKIIKSVYLIEKRKVGGKMKYTGKNHIILIGWSDKSKSALQEIFKSDETIDIVIIDNLEKAPMLEERLFYVRGDATDEETLLRANLPRAKGVIIFADQITQDNYATKDPLLVDGKTLLVATAITAIEEKTSTSIHVTAEVINQKHIRLFERVQVDEFIPTQEMISHAAVRSLFSHGVIHMYSELMSTKYEETMYEISKQDEWLTYRDAFIDLLNKGATLVANRGDLNINQKLDERIPDDAQLFVICDKETISQINSDIH
- a CDS encoding transporter substrate-binding domain-containing protein, which gives rise to MKKLGLLSMFLILTIFISACGTNEEKSAGEEKEPEKVYKIGVDTTYPPFEFKEGNEYKGIDIELINAIAKDQDFKIKLSPMDFGGIIPAMQANQLDVAIAGMSITEERKKVVDFSTPYFDAGLTIVVKNDNTSTKTVKDLKGKTIAVKKGTTGAKYAQDNATKLGIKVVQFNDSPAMFQEVANGNADALIEDYPVISYAIAQKDLGLKIVGDRLNGDQYGIAVLKGQNKDLLKKINDGLANLKKDGTYDEIIKTYLGE
- a CDS encoding amino acid ABC transporter ATP-binding protein; the encoded protein is MSIITVKNLRKSFGTVEVLKDINAEVQEKEVICVIGPSGSGKSTFLRCLNLLEEVTGGEVVINGHDITDPKRKININKVRQEVGMVFQHFNLFPHKTVLENITLGPIKIRATEKAEAGRLALELLDKVGLREKANSYPGELSGGQKQRVAIARALAMNPKIMLFDEPTSALDPEMVGDVLEVMKQLAQEGMTMVVVTHEMGFAREVGDRVIFMDGGYIVEENEPNELFGNPQHERTKAFLSKVL
- a CDS encoding amino acid ABC transporter permease: MDIIVAALPILLKGLQVTLYIFVIAIILGFLIGLLVALLRLAPIKILNWIAKVYVDAIRGTPFIVQLFFIYFGVNSLNLISLDSTTAGIITVAINAGAYFAEIIRAGIQSIDKGQTEAARSIGFTGTQTMRYVVLPQAFRRMLPTITNQSIISLKDTSLLSVIGIADLTQQGQIQASATFEAFKIWLAVGVIYFIIIYLLTLIANFIERRVQVR